One Phaseolus vulgaris cultivar G19833 chromosome 4, P. vulgaris v2.0, whole genome shotgun sequence DNA window includes the following coding sequences:
- the LOC137838188 gene encoding SNW/SKI-interacting protein A, with product MATLKELLPPAKSSSTTYYDHTNDPWFKQRFSSEEEKSAAAAAIKQKPVPPYLKRAGFVPRKIEDFGDGGAFPEIHVAQYPLDMGRDRSSKPGSKILPVTVDAHGNVAYDAIVRQNENARKIVYTQQKDLLPKILKNDEDSDDDDVVSDDETQKQIEETMQETKAALEKIVNVRLSAAQPKNVPKQNSDAKYIKYKPSQQSAAFNSGAKERVIRMVEMPVDPLEPPKFKHKRVPKASGSPPVPVMHSPPRPVTVKDQQDWKIPPCISNWKNPKGYTIPLDKRLAADGRGLQEVQINDNFAKLSEALYVAEQKAREAVAMRSKVQKEMMLKEKERKEQELRALAQKARSERIGGERIGVVPAPPPTVPIDEDDMRVDYEHEKENPRERERDRDRSFVKESREEKEERMQREKIREERRKERERERRLEAKDAAMGKRSKITRDRDRDISEKVALGMASTKPGSEVMYDERLFNQDKGIASGFATDDQYNVYEHGLFTAQPTLSTLYRPKKNVDDETYGGADEQLEKIMKTDRFKPDKGFSGASERTGPRDRPVEFENEEADPFGLDQFLTEVKKGKKAMEKVGGGGTMRASAGSSMRDGYDGGSGRTRIGFERGH from the coding sequence ATGGCCACTCTGAAGGAGCTACTTCCTCCTGCGAAATCCTCCTCCACCACCTATTACGACCACACCAACGATCCATGGTTCAAGCAGCGCTTCTCCTCCGAGGAGGAGAAAtccgccgccgccgccgccaTCAAGCAGAAACCCGTTCCACCGTACCTGAAGCGCGCTGGCTTCGTCCCCCGCAAAATCGAGGACTTCGGTGACGGTGGAGCTTTCCCCGAGATTCACGTGGCACAGTACCCTCTCGATATGGGAAGAGACAGGTCCTCGAAACCTGGATCCAAAATTCTTCCCGTCACCGTCGACGCACACGGCAACGTCGCGTACGACGCCATCGTGAGGCAGAACGAAAACGCGCGCAAAATCGTGTACACGCAGCAGAAGGACCTCCTCCCCAAGATCCTAAAAAACGACGAAGACTCCGATGACGACGACGTCGTTTCCGACGATGAAACACAGAAACAGATCGAGGAAACGATGCAGGAGACCAAAGCCGCCTTGGAGAAGATCGTGAATGTGAGACTCAGCGCCGCCCAACCGAAGAACGTTCCGAAGCAGAATTCCGACGCAAAGTACATAAAATACAAACCCTCGCAGCAATCCGCGGCGTTCAATTCAGGTGCTAAAGAAAGAGTGATTAGGATGGTTGAGATGCCGGTGGATCCGCTTGAACCTCCGAAGTTCAAGCACAAGCGTGTTCCGAAGGCGTCGGGGTCTCCGCCAGTGCCTGTGATGCACTCGCCGCCGCGGCCGGTGACAGTGAAGGACCAGCAGGATTGGAAGATTCCGCCGTGTATTTCGAATTGGAAGAATCCGAAGGGTTACACTATCCCGCTTGATAAGAGGCTGGCTGCTGATGGGAGAGGTCTTCAAGAGGTTCAGATCAATGACAATTTTGCTAAGTTGTCGGAGGCGCTGTATGTGGCGGAGCAGAAGGCGAGGGAGGCGGTTGCTATGAGGTCGAAGgtgcagaaggagatgatgttGAAGGAGAAGGAGAGGAAGGAGCAAGAGTTGAGGGCATTGGCGCAGAAGGCCCGGTCTGAGAGAATTGGAGGGGAGAGAATTGGGGTTGTGCCAGCCCCACCTCCGACTGTGCCCATTGATGAAGATGATATGAGAGTTGATTATGAGCATGAGAAGGAGAATccgagggagagagagagagatagggACAGGAGTTTTGTGAAGGAGAGTAGagaggagaaggaagagagGATGCAGCGTGAGAAAATTCGTGAGGAGAGGAGGAAGGAGAGGGAGAGGGAAAGGAGGTTGGAGGCTAAGGATGCTGCTATGGGGAAGAGGAGCAAGATCACCCGTGACAGGGATCGTGATATCAGTGAAAAAGTTGCTCTTGGTATGGCTTCTACTAAGCCAGGGAGTGAGGTTATGTATGATGAGAGGCTGTTTAACCAGGATAAGGGGATTGCATCTGGGTTTGCCACTGATGATCAGTACAATGTGTATGAACATGGGTTGTTCACTGCACAGCCCACGCTCTCAACCTTGTATAGGCCAAAGAAGAATGTTGATGATGAGACTTATGGAGGTGCTGATGAGCAGTTGGAGAAGATCATGAAGACTGATAGGTTTAAGCCTGATAAAGGCTTTTCTGGGGCTTCTGAGAGGACCGGTCCCAGAGATAGACCAGTTGAGTTTGAGAATGAGGAGGCTGATCCCTTTGGTTTGGATCAGTTCTTGACAGAGGTGAAGAAGGGTAAGAAGGCCATGGAGAAAGTGGGTGGTGGTGGAACTATGAGGGCAAGCGCTGGATCTTCTATGAGGGATGGTTACGATGGTGGTTCTGGTAGGACTCGCATTGGATTTGAAAGAGGGCATTAG